From a single Hymenobacter sp. YIM 151500-1 genomic region:
- a CDS encoding YebC/PmpR family DNA-binding transcriptional regulator, with product MGRAFEFRKGRKMKRWDRMSKDFTRIGREIVMAVKEGGPNPDANARLRTAMQNAKGVNMPKDRVEAAIKRASSKEEKDYNEVVYEGYAPHGVAIVIETATDNPTRTVANVRMYFNRGNGALGTAGSSDFTFTRKGVFKLAADGLDRDELELELIDAGAEDVYEDVEEDEQGNEKRLIVVETAFTDFGQMQKALEEKGLNVISAQLQRIPNATVHLEGEQLDEVMNLIEKFEDDDDVQAVYHTLA from the coding sequence ATGGGACGCGCGTTTGAATTCCGCAAAGGCCGCAAAATGAAGCGCTGGGACCGGATGTCCAAAGACTTCACCCGCATTGGCCGGGAAATCGTGATGGCCGTGAAGGAAGGCGGCCCCAACCCCGACGCCAACGCCCGCCTGCGCACGGCCATGCAGAACGCCAAGGGCGTGAACATGCCTAAAGACCGGGTGGAAGCTGCCATCAAGCGGGCCAGCAGCAAAGAGGAAAAAGACTACAACGAGGTGGTGTATGAGGGCTACGCGCCCCACGGTGTGGCCATCGTCATCGAAACGGCCACCGACAACCCCACCCGCACCGTGGCCAACGTGCGCATGTACTTCAACCGCGGCAACGGCGCCCTGGGCACGGCCGGCTCCAGTGACTTCACCTTCACCCGCAAGGGCGTGTTCAAGCTGGCCGCCGACGGCCTCGACCGGGACGAGCTGGAGCTGGAGCTGATTGATGCCGGCGCCGAAGACGTGTACGAGGACGTGGAAGAAGACGAGCAGGGCAACGAAAAGCGCCTCATCGTGGTCGAAACCGCCTTCACCGACTTCGGGCAGATGCAGAAGGCACTGGAAGAAAAAGGCCTCAACGTCATCAGCGCCCAGCTTCAGCGCATCCCCAACGCCACCGTGCACCTGGAGGGCGAGCAGCTGGACGAAGTGATGAACCTGATTGAGAAGTTCGAGGACGACGACGACGTGCAGGCCGTGTACCACACGCTGGCCTAA
- a CDS encoding DUF4097 family beta strand repeat-containing protein: MPTFPPEPICSATTTPLPGAALPAHRGGEAAFLRFWLLLSWLLLASVGASLAQQPGYTLTCTGLVPPSSLQKRHCEIRELSLPAPPAGTPLTVDACPSGSITVRGWNGTTVRVRARVVGRAATAAAAKALAAAVRIGTPHHTLRASRANASTEGWEVSYEVLVPTRTSLTLLATTGGISLENVQGNLRCETTTGRLDLTGVGGDVRGKTTTGALVIRLTGPAWEGPGLDVSTVTGDISWLLPATYSATVVARTTRGRVTAELPTTRKQVLARSLTATLGKGGALLRASTTNGNVQVQQAGSTPPPEPAAE, encoded by the coding sequence ATGCCGACTTTCCCGCCCGAGCCGATTTGTTCCGCTACTACCACGCCCCTCCCAGGCGCCGCGCTTCCAGCACACCGGGGTGGCGAGGCTGCGTTTCTGAGGTTCTGGCTGCTTCTTAGCTGGCTGCTGCTGGCGTCGGTGGGGGCGTCCCTGGCCCAGCAGCCGGGCTACACGCTTACCTGCACCGGCCTCGTTCCGCCAAGCTCCTTGCAGAAGCGGCACTGTGAAATCCGGGAGCTGAGCCTGCCCGCCCCGCCCGCCGGCACCCCGCTCACCGTGGACGCCTGCCCCAGCGGGAGCATCACTGTGCGGGGCTGGAACGGCACCACCGTGCGGGTGAGGGCGCGGGTGGTGGGGCGGGCTGCCACCGCCGCAGCCGCCAAAGCCCTGGCCGCTGCCGTGCGCATCGGCACCCCCCACCACACCCTGCGCGCCAGCCGGGCCAATGCCTCAACCGAGGGCTGGGAGGTAAGCTACGAGGTGCTGGTGCCCACCCGTACCAGCCTCACCTTGCTGGCTACCACCGGGGGCATCAGCCTGGAAAACGTGCAGGGCAACCTGCGCTGCGAAACCACCACCGGCCGGCTGGACCTCACGGGCGTGGGCGGCGACGTGCGGGGCAAAACCACCACCGGCGCCCTCGTCATTCGCCTCACCGGCCCGGCCTGGGAAGGCCCTGGCCTCGACGTCAGCACCGTTACCGGCGACATCAGCTGGCTGCTGCCGGCTACGTACTCGGCCACGGTAGTAGCCCGCACCACCCGCGGCCGGGTGACGGCCGAGCTGCCCACCACCCGCAAGCAGGTGCTGGCCCGCAGCCTGACAGCCACCCTGGGCAAAGGCGGAGCCCTGCTCCGGGCCAGCACCACCAACGGGAATGTGCAGGTGCAGCAGGCCGGCAGCACCCCGCCCCCGGAACCGGCAGCCGAGTGA
- a CDS encoding MBL fold metallo-hydrolase, with amino-acid sequence MKQVATGVHQLSIQRFVNVYFVEVGLAGEWVLVDSGLPGSEKTIIEAADKLFYPGTHPQAILLTHGHMDHAGSAQALAEHWKVPVLAHPLELPFLTAQAVYPPADPTVDRGGSLAFVSRFFPPQSFQLRDVVQALPTTDADQTVPYLPEWRWLHVPGHAPGQVALFRESDRTLLGADAFATTNHESVPAVLLQQAEISVAGAPFNYDWQQVRQSVQLLAALRPQAIGCGHGPVVQGPEATEGLQRLAEAFPMPAHGRYVHEPARLDANGVAYLPPAPTDPLPGQLKVAAAGALLLGSAALLLQKQRRRNQNKYPQPQPREPRVRRTGKAPQ; translated from the coding sequence ATGAAACAAGTTGCCACTGGCGTCCACCAGCTTTCTATTCAGCGCTTCGTGAATGTGTACTTCGTCGAAGTGGGGCTGGCCGGCGAGTGGGTGCTGGTTGACTCGGGCCTGCCGGGGTCGGAGAAAACCATCATCGAAGCCGCCGACAAGCTGTTCTATCCCGGCACGCATCCGCAGGCCATCCTGCTCACGCACGGCCACATGGACCATGCCGGCTCGGCGCAGGCCCTGGCCGAGCACTGGAAGGTGCCCGTACTGGCTCACCCGCTGGAGCTGCCTTTCCTGACGGCTCAGGCCGTGTACCCGCCCGCCGACCCCACCGTGGACCGGGGCGGCTCCCTGGCTTTTGTGAGCCGGTTTTTCCCGCCCCAGTCGTTTCAGCTGCGCGACGTAGTGCAGGCCCTACCCACCACCGACGCCGACCAGACCGTGCCCTACCTGCCCGAGTGGCGCTGGCTGCACGTGCCGGGCCACGCGCCGGGCCAGGTGGCCCTGTTCCGGGAGTCGGACCGCACCTTGCTGGGGGCCGATGCCTTTGCCACCACCAACCACGAGTCGGTGCCGGCGGTGCTGCTGCAACAGGCCGAAATCAGCGTGGCCGGTGCCCCGTTCAACTACGACTGGCAGCAGGTGCGCCAGTCGGTGCAGCTGCTGGCGGCGCTGCGCCCTCAGGCCATTGGCTGCGGGCACGGCCCCGTGGTACAGGGCCCCGAAGCCACGGAGGGCCTACAGCGCCTGGCCGAAGCCTTCCCCATGCCCGCTCACGGCCGCTACGTGCACGAGCCGGCCCGCCTCGATGCCAACGGCGTGGCCTACCTGCCCCCCGCCCCCACCGACCCGCTGCCGGGCCAGCTCAAGGTGGCCGCGGCCGGGGCGTTGCTGTTGGGCAGCGCGGCGCTGCTGCTCCAGAAACAGCGGCGGCGCAACCAGAACAAGTACCCCCAGCCCCAGCCGCGGGAACCGCGCGTGAGGCGCACGGGTAAGGCACCGCAGTAA